In a genomic window of uncultured Flavobacterium sp.:
- a CDS encoding RHS repeat-associated core domain-containing protein, which translates to MKNLYLTLVFLLFGFLVSGQSTEVGVTEGQLSVSLSGGANYTIPIAVPPGINGILPQISLGYNSQGGNGIAGYGWNISGVSAISRIPATKFHDGIIDAVDFNSLDRFALDGQRLIVKNGTNGVYGVEKTVYETESFSSLKITSFGVNPIGAKYGPAYFLVEYPDGSKAYYGNSADSRSVTDWAITYWENPQGVRISYAYSLDNNTLDIASIKYGSVTTQTPINEIKFKYDTKKRGEQAYIGGLSITRNAILKEINVVGNGIGFRNYLLKQEETSLGYDRLISITEKNGDNSKSYNPTTFSYDTTVSDVPMIINNPATIGMSGVNYANTDYISGDFDDDGKTDIILYSKIEGLKNNYTLYSSLVPGGYSTGSLENVGTFENIFPVAFLSSDNKMLPQGWGILRKTDKNCTISIYGKGSTFAAFKHYEKQYNFSKTVTKASNWSYCDPKDYTGVILENIPIEYLSGDFNGDGLTDVIAIEKSFYYDMKVCNFGNKTTEYQRPLYKGGTAHFFNLDRRITSNEPENIGSIENNDTSIKKYFVADFDGDGKSDIYVFESNFIKVYTLNKDNKLVLLFQNDIADASMDLNRQILFGDFNGDGKMDFVIPQKDNEDSWNFYFSTGTKFYKLNTPIGLAYYTSAVGYYGVVGFPTNTYSLNEGTFIANDFNGDGKTDILYQQNLTVEYIMGDKDMYARKGEPQVTKLVLLENMSCTGSAISFNLINKSSQLAGVKRNSIPVFTNHNKINQNLEYSLISDNAIISFNSPKDNRVDVLLKGITTGNGVKEIITYKPLQQDPYEPVYTPTALTGIYPNIDIVVASGVKIVSFLEKQSKDVNKKQQFLYAGAVSNTEGLGFLGFRSTVRTNWYDDDSGMISTIAKNDITLRGSNTENYTVLELGSPLMPSSNQTARTITKEGSYTVSGTDHLVATQSITLKPDTWIKPGSTFSAKINEEANNNSPNTPSSFITKSLLTYESELLPNKVFKIKNIKTKQFNGLDDTSTETNNIEFDQYNNILKSSTVLKEAGTIVQTTTGTVTYKTPTVSPYIIGRPESKIQTVAVTGDISRSEEVYEYNDKQLLSRIKKKANVATNYLIEDNSYDGFGNITEKTITATGLTPRVTSYGYDLSGRFLIKSTDIEGLSTSFVYNTDGTLKSETNPYGLTTSYLYDSWSKKTTTTDYLGKKNNYTYTRSGQETIVTSTADDGSVSEETFDDLGRKIKVGVKNIMGSFSYIDYVYDIHDRNYKISEPYFGSTGTQWSETKYDIYGRVIKSIAFTGKVTDITYSVLTTTINDGTKSKTSVKNAMGNVVSMTDNPGGTIKYTYFANGSLSESDYAGVKTTIKQDIYGRKERLIDSSAGTYIYKYNEFGELKSEETPNGTTTYVLDDVGKLSQKTIKGPITDSQTTYSYDPLSKLLTLSKFDDFANGTKTILNSITYDAFKRINKTVETTPYAVFTKEVSYDSFGRINTETSTAISGGKSSSKTIKNSYKNGSHWQLLDNATNAVLWQNNTVNARGQLTSAQNGPTTITNNYDVYGLASQSKYDKTASSINILTLNTVFDAKKGNLTSRTNSLFSRNESFKYDTQDRLIEFTNVKGLQEKQLYDDQGRITQNDLGTYSYSKDNPYQNASIVTTPEALIYYTTKPSQIITYNTFKSPVLIDEKGIDKISFAYNDNSSRTAMFYGGLQDKILDRPLKKYYSGDGSMEIKENSLTGTFEFITYIDGDGYSAPIVFRSTNTAEDYLYLQRDYQGSIVAITNQAGAVVEKRLFDAWGAIVSVQDGAGNKLTGLTVLDRGYTGHEHLQSAGFINMNGRIYDPKLHRFLQPDNFVQDPFNTQNFNRYGYCWNNPVKYTDPSGEIVPLVIVGIIVVSAAINVYQNWDNITGGTGKFSDIKWDKFTGYTVSGAASGALTVYGGPYGVVIGAGVQSFMNSAIKGENMQQTLINTGSAVAGGFVTRGIGLKFDATFTNGLIGGNNALNSIITGVTREVTSNFLGNVTTDLVRTGGKNPAESFKGALDPVNLGFSAIGGGFTGLSRFVSQPSYIPQTPSPLIYSLELRPITPFNINPSLVIPNYIIPGRNVIPPSFYAPKLKPQFKG; encoded by the coding sequence ATGAAGAATTTATATTTAACCCTTGTTTTTTTATTGTTTGGTTTTTTGGTTTCAGGGCAGTCAACAGAAGTTGGTGTTACAGAAGGTCAATTGTCTGTTTCCTTGTCTGGAGGTGCAAATTATACGATTCCAATTGCTGTACCTCCAGGGATCAATGGAATATTGCCACAGATAAGTTTGGGGTATAATAGCCAAGGGGGGAATGGCATAGCTGGTTATGGCTGGAATATTTCGGGTGTATCAGCAATTTCCAGAATTCCTGCGACTAAATTTCATGATGGAATAATTGATGCGGTAGATTTTAATAGTTTAGACCGTTTCGCACTAGATGGACAAAGATTGATAGTGAAAAATGGAACAAATGGAGTTTACGGGGTAGAGAAAACTGTTTATGAAACCGAGAGCTTCTCAAGTTTAAAGATAACATCTTTTGGTGTAAACCCCATAGGAGCTAAGTACGGTCCGGCATATTTTTTAGTTGAGTATCCGGATGGTTCAAAAGCATATTATGGTAACTCTGCAGATTCACGTTCTGTAACAGACTGGGCAATTACTTATTGGGAGAATCCACAAGGCGTGAGAATTAGTTATGCTTATTCTTTGGATAATAATACGTTGGATATAGCTTCTATAAAATATGGCAGTGTGACTACTCAAACACCAATCAATGAGATTAAGTTTAAATATGATACTAAAAAGCGTGGTGAACAAGCTTATATAGGTGGCTTAAGTATCACTAGAAATGCGATACTTAAAGAAATTAATGTAGTTGGGAACGGTATAGGTTTTAGAAATTATCTTTTAAAGCAAGAAGAGACTTCTTTAGGGTATGACCGTTTAATTAGTATTACAGAAAAAAATGGAGATAATTCTAAGAGTTATAATCCTACTACATTTAGTTATGATACTACTGTTAGTGACGTTCCTATGATAATCAATAATCCTGCAACAATTGGCATGTCAGGAGTTAATTATGCAAATACTGATTATATATCCGGTGATTTTGATGATGATGGAAAAACAGATATTATTTTGTATTCAAAAATTGAAGGATTAAAAAATAATTACACGCTTTATTCGAGTTTAGTACCAGGTGGGTATAGTACTGGTAGTTTAGAAAACGTTGGGACGTTTGAGAATATTTTTCCTGTAGCTTTTTTGAGTTCAGATAATAAAATGTTGCCACAAGGTTGGGGGATTTTAAGGAAAACAGATAAAAATTGTACAATTTCAATTTACGGAAAAGGATCAACTTTTGCGGCTTTTAAACATTATGAAAAGCAATACAATTTTAGCAAAACAGTCACGAAAGCATCTAATTGGTCTTATTGTGATCCAAAAGATTATACCGGAGTAATATTAGAAAACATCCCTATAGAATATTTAAGCGGAGATTTTAACGGAGATGGATTGACTGATGTTATTGCCATAGAGAAAAGTTTTTACTACGATATGAAGGTTTGCAATTTTGGGAATAAAACAACTGAGTATCAAAGACCTTTATACAAGGGAGGAACGGCACATTTTTTTAATTTAGACAGGCGAATTACTTCAAATGAGCCTGAGAATATAGGAAGTATTGAGAATAACGATACTTCTATTAAAAAATATTTTGTTGCTGATTTTGATGGCGATGGAAAATCAGATATTTATGTTTTTGAGTCTAATTTTATAAAAGTTTATACCTTAAATAAAGATAATAAGCTGGTTCTCTTGTTTCAAAATGATATTGCCGATGCAAGTATGGACCTTAACAGGCAAATTTTATTTGGTGACTTTAACGGCGATGGAAAAATGGATTTTGTAATACCACAAAAGGATAATGAAGATAGTTGGAATTTTTATTTTTCTACAGGTACAAAATTTTATAAATTAAATACACCAATAGGCTTAGCTTATTATACTTCAGCTGTTGGATATTATGGCGTTGTGGGTTTCCCTACAAACACTTATAGTTTAAACGAAGGAACTTTTATTGCGAATGATTTTAACGGCGATGGAAAAACAGACATTTTGTATCAGCAGAATCTTACTGTAGAATATATTATGGGTGATAAGGATATGTATGCAAGAAAGGGAGAGCCACAAGTTACCAAATTAGTTCTGCTTGAAAATATGTCGTGTACAGGAAGTGCAATTAGTTTTAACTTGATTAATAAATCATCTCAACTTGCTGGAGTAAAAAGAAATTCAATTCCAGTTTTTACAAATCATAATAAAATCAATCAAAATTTAGAATATAGTTTAATAAGTGATAATGCGATAATATCTTTTAATAGTCCCAAAGACAATAGAGTAGATGTTTTGTTAAAAGGAATCACAACAGGTAATGGAGTTAAAGAAATAATAACATACAAACCTTTACAACAAGATCCTTACGAGCCTGTATATACACCAACAGCTCTAACAGGTATCTACCCTAATATTGATATTGTAGTAGCTTCCGGAGTTAAAATTGTTTCATTTCTTGAGAAACAAAGTAAAGATGTAAATAAAAAACAGCAATTCTTATATGCAGGAGCTGTTTCTAATACTGAAGGCTTAGGTTTCTTAGGTTTTAGATCGACAGTACGAACCAATTGGTACGACGATGATAGTGGTATGATTTCGACTATAGCAAAAAACGACATCACTTTAAGAGGATCAAATACAGAAAATTACACAGTATTGGAACTTGGAAGCCCTTTGATGCCAAGTAGTAACCAGACAGCAAGAACGATTACAAAAGAAGGATCATATACCGTATCAGGAACGGATCATTTAGTAGCAACACAAAGTATCACGTTAAAGCCTGATACATGGATTAAACCCGGCAGTACATTTTCGGCAAAAATAAACGAGGAAGCAAATAATAACTCTCCCAATACGCCTTCCAGTTTTATAACAAAATCATTATTGACTTATGAAAGTGAGCTTTTGCCAAATAAAGTTTTTAAAATTAAAAATATTAAAACGAAACAGTTTAATGGTTTAGATGACACAAGTACAGAAACAAATAATATAGAATTTGATCAATATAATAATATTTTAAAATCAAGCACAGTATTAAAGGAGGCTGGAACAATTGTACAAACAACTACAGGAACTGTTACATATAAAACTCCAACTGTATCTCCGTATATTATTGGAAGACCGGAAAGCAAAATACAAACCGTAGCGGTAACGGGTGATATTTCAAGAAGTGAGGAAGTGTATGAATACAATGATAAGCAACTTCTTTCGAGAATTAAGAAAAAAGCAAATGTAGCGACCAATTATCTTATCGAGGATAATTCGTACGATGGTTTTGGTAACATTACTGAAAAGACAATTACAGCCACAGGACTCACGCCTAGGGTTACTAGTTATGGATATGACCTTTCTGGTCGTTTTTTAATAAAAAGTACTGATATTGAGGGATTGTCAACATCATTTGTTTATAATACAGATGGCACATTAAAATCTGAAACAAATCCTTATGGATTAACGACTTCCTATTTATATGATTCCTGGTCTAAAAAGACAACTACTACAGATTATTTAGGGAAAAAGAATAACTACACTTACACTCGTAGTGGTCAAGAAACAATTGTAACATCTACAGCGGATGACGGCAGTGTAAGCGAAGAAACATTTGACGATTTAGGAAGAAAAATAAAAGTTGGTGTCAAAAATATAATGGGAAGCTTCTCTTATATCGACTATGTTTATGATATTCATGACAGAAATTATAAAATAAGCGAACCTTATTTTGGATCAACGGGAACCCAGTGGAGCGAAACCAAATACGATATTTATGGCAGAGTAATTAAAAGTATCGCATTTACAGGAAAAGTAACTGATATTACTTATTCTGTATTAACAACAACTATAAATGATGGTACAAAATCAAAAACGTCTGTTAAAAATGCCATGGGCAATGTCGTCTCTATGACAGATAATCCTGGAGGAACCATCAAATACACTTACTTCGCTAACGGAAGTTTAAGTGAGTCTGATTATGCAGGGGTAAAAACAACAATAAAACAAGATATCTACGGTAGAAAGGAACGACTTATTGATTCGTCTGCAGGTACATATATCTATAAATATAATGAGTTTGGTGAGTTAAAAAGTGAAGAGACACCAAACGGAACAACGACTTACGTATTAGATGATGTTGGTAAATTGTCACAAAAAACAATCAAAGGACCTATTACAGATTCCCAAACAACATATTCGTACGATCCTTTAAGCAAGTTGTTGACTTTGAGCAAATTTGATGATTTTGCAAATGGTACAAAAACGATATTGAATTCAATTACATATGATGCTTTCAAAAGAATTAATAAAACAGTAGAAACAACACCCTATGCGGTATTTACAAAAGAAGTTAGTTATGATAGTTTTGGACGTATAAATACAGAAACATCAACCGCAATCTCAGGCGGAAAATCGAGTTCAAAAACTATAAAAAACAGCTATAAAAATGGCTCGCATTGGCAATTGTTAGACAATGCCACAAATGCTGTATTATGGCAGAACAATACTGTAAATGCAAGAGGACAACTTACTAGTGCGCAAAACGGACCAACAACAATTACAAATAATTATGATGTATATGGTTTGGCTTCTCAATCAAAGTACGACAAAACAGCTAGTTCGATAAATATTTTGACTTTAAATACGGTTTTTGATGCCAAAAAAGGAAATCTTACCAGTAGAACAAACAGTTTGTTTAGCCGTAATGAAAGCTTTAAATACGATACGCAAGATCGTCTTATAGAATTTACAAATGTAAAGGGTTTACAGGAAAAGCAACTTTATGATGATCAGGGGCGAATTACTCAAAATGATTTAGGAACTTATAGTTATTCTAAAGATAATCCTTATCAAAATGCATCTATTGTAACAACACCTGAGGCGCTAATTTATTATACTACAAAACCATCGCAGATTATAACCTATAATACTTTCAAAAGCCCAGTACTTATTGACGAAAAGGGTATTGATAAAATAAGTTTTGCTTATAATGACAACAGTAGTCGTACGGCAATGTTTTACGGAGGTTTACAAGATAAAATATTAGATAGACCGCTCAAAAAATACTACTCTGGAGATGGCAGTATGGAGATTAAAGAAAATAGTTTAACAGGTACTTTTGAGTTTATAACTTATATTGATGGTGATGGATATTCTGCACCAATAGTATTTAGAAGTACCAATACGGCGGAAGATTATTTATATTTACAACGAGATTACCAAGGTTCTATCGTAGCGATAACAAATCAGGCCGGAGCAGTTGTCGAGAAACGATTGTTTGACGCTTGGGGCGCCATTGTGAGTGTACAGGATGGAGCAGGAAATAAACTTACTGGATTAACCGTTTTAGATCGTGGGTATACAGGTCATGAACATTTGCAAAGTGCAGGTTTCATCAATATGAATGGTCGTATTTACGATCCTAAATTGCATCGTTTTTTACAGCCGGATAATTTTGTGCAAGACCCGTTTAATACACAGAATTTTAATCGTTACGGATATTGTTGGAATAATCCTGTAAAGTATACGGATCCTAGTGGAGAAATTGTTCCTTTAGTTATAGTTGGAATAATTGTGGTTAGTGCTGCAATAAATGTTTATCAAAATTGGGATAATATTACTGGAGGAACTGGTAAATTCTCAGATATTAAATGGGATAAATTTACTGGTTATACTGTGTCAGGAGCAGCTTCTGGGGCATTAACGGTTTATGGTGGTCCTTATGGAGTTGTTATAGGGGCAGGAGTACAATCATTTATGAATTCAGCTATTAAAGGAGAAAACATGCAGCAAACGTTAATAAATACTGGGTCAGCTGTTGCAGGAGGATTTGTAACGCGAGGAATCGGTTTAAAATTTGATGCTACTTTTACGAATGGTCTGATAGGAGGGAATAATGCCTTAAATTCTATTATTACTGGTGTAACAAGAGAAGTTACCTCAAATTTTTTGGGAAATGTCACTACCGATTTAGTTCGTACAGGAGGTAAAAATCCTGCTGAAAGTTTTAAAGGAGCTTTAGATCCAGTGAATTTAGGTTTTAGTGCTATTGGTGGAGGATTTACAGGATTAAGTAGATTTGTGTCGCAGCCTTCTTATATACCTCAAACACCATCACCATTAATATATTCCTTAGAGTTAAGACCAATAACGCCTTTTAATATAAATCCAAGTCTTGTGATTCCTAATTATATTATACCAGGAAGAAATGTGATTCCCCCTTCGTTTTATGCTCCTAAGCTTAAACCACAATTTAAAGGATAA
- a CDS encoding tail fiber protein, whose product MKKSSRLFITVFVLLLAMTGKAQTIASTQQQNARASGYAIVASRNPGKSFTVLMIKWDGINTLEYNANKQINSIWHPQAVVKGNSFDQAFEANSFSMYSSVLVSEAEFDKYKSTGTDWWIVCSPMPSFSNSSLNVLPDGNVGIGTTTTGVYKLAVEGSIAAREVKVQASGWADFVFKKEYNLPTLQEVEKHIVEKGHLENIPSEEEVLKGGINLGEMNAKLLQKIEELTLYLIEEEKKNKIQSEEIEKSNKKIELLIIENKDLKSISDRLSQIEQKIK is encoded by the coding sequence TTGAAAAAATCAAGTAGACTTTTTATTACTGTTTTTGTACTTCTTCTTGCGATGACAGGAAAAGCACAGACGATCGCATCAACGCAACAACAAAATGCAAGAGCTAGTGGATATGCAATTGTAGCATCCAGAAATCCGGGTAAAAGCTTTACGGTCCTAATGATAAAATGGGATGGTATTAATACGTTGGAATATAATGCTAATAAACAAATTAATTCAATCTGGCATCCTCAGGCAGTAGTAAAGGGTAATTCTTTTGATCAAGCCTTTGAAGCAAATAGTTTTAGTATGTATAGTTCCGTACTTGTAAGTGAGGCTGAGTTTGACAAATACAAAAGTACCGGTACAGATTGGTGGATTGTATGTTCTCCAATGCCGTCTTTTAGTAATTCAAGTTTAAATGTTTTACCAGATGGGAATGTAGGTATTGGTACGACAACAACAGGAGTTTATAAATTAGCAGTCGAAGGTTCAATTGCAGCGAGAGAAGTAAAAGTTCAGGCTTCAGGCTGGGCAGATTTTGTTTTCAAAAAAGAATACAATTTGCCAACGCTTCAAGAAGTTGAAAAACATATTGTCGAAAAAGGGCATTTAGAAAATATTCCAAGTGAAGAAGAAGTTTTGAAAGGCGGAATTAATCTAGGTGAAATGAATGCTAAATTATTGCAAAAAATCGAAGAATTGACGCTTTACCTTATTGAAGAGGAAAAGAAAAATAAAATACAATCAGAAGAAATTGAAAAGTCAAACAAGAAAATAGAACTTTTAATTATTGAGAACAAAGATCTTAAATCTATTTCTGATAGATTATCTCAGATTGAGCAAAAAATAAAATAA
- a CDS encoding T9SS type A sorting domain-containing protein, with protein sequence MSKYLPVFFLLFYFTSNAQTKLTFGYDAAGNQINRTLCITCVSTSAKQVKEVEAIVEDDLLKFSPNDVISYYPNPVKEQLYLQWQLVNDNYVTTVYVYSITGQVLQTYQTNSSLNNLNIPFQQYTTGVYLVLLSYKDGGEKSIKIIKQ encoded by the coding sequence ATGAGTAAATATCTACCAGTTTTTTTCTTATTATTCTATTTTACTTCAAATGCACAAACCAAGCTTACTTTTGGTTATGATGCAGCTGGAAATCAAATCAATAGAACATTGTGCATTACTTGTGTATCAACATCTGCAAAACAGGTCAAGGAAGTTGAAGCCATTGTCGAAGATGATTTATTGAAATTTTCACCCAATGATGTCATCTCTTATTATCCAAATCCTGTAAAAGAACAATTGTATTTGCAATGGCAGCTTGTCAATGACAATTATGTAACGACTGTTTATGTCTATTCTATAACAGGACAGGTTTTACAAACCTATCAAACCAATAGCAGTTTAAACAATTTAAATATTCCTTTTCAACAATATACCACAGGTGTTTACCTAGTATTACTTTCATATAAAGACGGGGGCGAGAAATCTATCAAAATCATTAAACAATAA
- a CDS encoding TonB-dependent receptor produces MRVYLLIMLFFSGISFAQNTITGSVTDGNKQAIPGANIVIVGDRSGASTDFDGTFKLTTSTKPPFTIKVSAVGFTSKTVNVTSANQKIDVVLKDEENKLDEIVVSASRTPERVLESPVTIERMGIQDIKKTASPSFYDGMENMKEVQMNTSSMTFKSVNTRGFATVANTRFMQLVDGMDNSSPLLNFVLGNMIGVSEIDVQSVELLPGASSALYGANAFNGILFMNSKSPFTSQGISTYLKMGQTSQNAAGNNIYYDFGIRMAHAFNKYIAVKANFTYMKATDWYATDYSDKTTAGIDRSNPNYDGINVYGDEVSTNLKGVGQSLASLGLIPAGAVNLLPNTNVSRTGYNETDLTDNKAGNTKIDFSFHARPFGDERLEIIWQSKFGFGNAVYQGANRYYLNNFSMQQHKIEFKGKNFFLRGYTTSEDGGQSYDMVFTGINVDRKWKDDKTWFGQYAGAYIQSTLGGATPEQAHSIARSTADTGRYVPGSAAFKNAFNQVIADESVLTGSKLVDNSRIYHSDANYNFKEMIKWAEIQVGGSFRLYELNSHGRIYTDANGPINYNEYGAYTQLAKKFMDDRLKFTGSIRYDKSKNFDGNFSPRLALVYSGGEKKNHNFRGSFQTGFRNPSTQDQYIGFNIGNAVLLGSAPDNLGRFSETFNVSAEGQLYNGGSATKNMTGYDAYDNSYIASSVTAFAAMAGSNPIAAAALLKKARANLVQPEKVKAFELGYRSVFEGFSIDVNGYYNIYNDFIGNLNVISTYYGEAQDNPNLAAGPSNPGFQSVRAIQNGEYRAYQLYTNSDVEIHSLGFGVGLSKKVIADFELGLNYNYAQFDFDQAKDPSFEAGFNTPKHRIKASLGNEKLFKNFGFNVSGRWNSEYMWESSFADGLIKSATVIDAQINYAVPVLKSVFKVGAANIGGKEYVQVIGAGAIGQQYFASWTINP; encoded by the coding sequence ATGAGAGTGTATTTACTAATTATGTTGTTTTTCAGCGGAATATCCTTTGCGCAGAATACAATTACTGGTTCTGTTACTGACGGTAACAAACAAGCTATTCCTGGTGCCAACATTGTTATTGTAGGAGATCGTAGTGGTGCTTCTACAGATTTTGATGGGACATTTAAATTAACTACTTCAACTAAACCGCCATTTACGATTAAAGTATCTGCAGTTGGATTTACTTCCAAGACAGTAAATGTTACATCGGCTAACCAAAAGATAGATGTGGTTTTGAAAGATGAAGAAAACAAACTGGATGAAATTGTAGTTTCTGCTTCAAGAACTCCTGAGCGTGTTTTGGAATCTCCGGTTACCATTGAGAGAATGGGAATTCAGGATATTAAAAAAACTGCTTCGCCATCTTTTTATGATGGTATGGAGAATATGAAAGAGGTACAGATGAATACAAGTAGTATGACTTTTAAATCTGTAAACACCAGAGGATTTGCAACTGTAGCAAATACTCGTTTCATGCAATTGGTTGACGGAATGGATAACTCATCTCCATTGTTGAATTTTGTACTTGGTAATATGATTGGAGTTTCTGAGATAGATGTTCAAAGTGTTGAGCTTTTACCGGGAGCTTCTTCTGCATTATATGGGGCAAATGCTTTTAACGGAATTTTGTTTATGAACAGTAAAAGTCCATTTACAAGTCAGGGTATTTCGACTTATTTGAAAATGGGGCAAACTTCTCAAAATGCTGCAGGTAACAATATATATTATGATTTTGGGATTAGAATGGCTCATGCATTCAATAAATATATTGCTGTCAAAGCTAACTTTACTTATATGAAAGCTACTGATTGGTATGCTACAGATTATAGTGATAAAACGACTGCCGGAATCGATAGAAGTAATCCGAATTATGATGGAATAAATGTTTATGGTGATGAAGTTTCTACAAACCTAAAAGGTGTAGGGCAATCATTGGCAAGTTTAGGATTGATTCCTGCTGGAGCTGTAAATTTATTGCCAAATACTAATGTTAGTAGAACTGGTTATAATGAAACAGATCTTACAGATAATAAAGCGGGTAATACAAAAATAGATTTTTCATTTCACGCAAGACCTTTTGGAGATGAAAGATTAGAAATTATCTGGCAAAGTAAATTTGGTTTTGGTAATGCTGTTTATCAGGGAGCAAACAGATATTATCTGAATAACTTCTCAATGCAACAACATAAAATAGAATTTAAAGGGAAGAACTTCTTTTTAAGAGGATATACAACATCAGAAGATGGTGGACAATCTTATGACATGGTGTTTACAGGGATCAATGTAGATAGAAAATGGAAAGATGATAAAACATGGTTTGGTCAGTATGCAGGAGCGTATATTCAGTCTACTTTAGGCGGAGCTACTCCTGAACAAGCACATTCGATTGCAAGAAGTACTGCTGACACAGGACGTTACGTACCGGGATCAGCAGCATTTAAAAATGCTTTCAATCAGGTAATTGCTGATGAAAGCGTATTGACAGGTTCTAAGTTGGTTGATAATTCAAGAATTTATCATTCTGATGCCAATTATAACTTTAAAGAAATGATAAAATGGGCTGAAATTCAGGTTGGAGGATCTTTTAGATTGTATGAGTTGAATTCGCACGGAAGAATCTATACAGATGCAAACGGTCCTATTAATTATAATGAATATGGAGCTTATACGCAATTAGCGAAAAAATTCATGGATGATAGATTAAAATTCACGGGATCTATTCGTTATGATAAATCAAAAAATTTCGACGGAAATTTTTCTCCTAGGTTAGCACTTGTTTATTCTGGAGGAGAAAAGAAGAATCATAATTTCAGAGGATCTTTTCAAACAGGTTTCAGAAATCCATCTACACAAGATCAATATATTGGTTTCAATATTGGAAATGCTGTTTTGCTTGGTTCTGCTCCTGATAACTTGGGAAGATTTAGTGAGACTTTTAATGTTAGTGCCGAAGGTCAATTATATAATGGCGGAAGTGCAACGAAAAATATGACAGGGTACGATGCTTATGATAACTCTTATATCGCAAGTTCAGTAACTGCTTTTGCTGCTATGGCAGGAAGTAATCCAATTGCGGCAGCAGCATTGTTGAAAAAAGCAAGAGCAAATTTGGTACAACCTGAAAAAGTAAAAGCTTTTGAGTTAGGATATCGTTCTGTTTTCGAAGGTTTTTCTATAGATGTAAACGGATATTATAATATTTACAATGACTTTATTGGTAACCTAAATGTTATTTCTACTTATTATGGAGAAGCTCAGGACAATCCTAATCTTGCTGCAGGACCATCAAATCCAGGTTTTCAATCTGTTCGTGCAATCCAAAATGGAGAATACAGGGCATACCAATTGTATACAAACTCAGATGTTGAAATTCATTCATTAGGTTTTGGTGTTGGACTTTCTAAAAAGGTAATTGCTGATTTTGAGTTAGGATTAAATTATAACTATGCACAATTTGATTTTGATCAGGCAAAAGATCCAAGTTTTGAAGCTGGTTTTAATACACCAAAACACAGAATTAAAGCGTCTCTTGGAAATGAGAAATTATTCAAAAACTTCGGATTTAATGTAAGCGGAAGATGGAATAGTGAATACATGTGGGAATCTAGTTTTGCTGATGGTTTAATTAAATCGGCTACAGTAATTGATGCGCAAATTAATTATGCAGTACCAGTATTGAAATCTGTTTTCAAAGTAGGAGCTGCAAATATTGGAGGAAAAGAATATGTTCAGGTAATTGGAGCAGGAGCTATTGGTCAGCAATATTTTGCTTCTTGGACAATCAATCCGTAA